The segment ATCTAACATAGGcaaaagataataaaattaatcCACACAAAATAGCCATACAAAATGGCAAGGGTAATTGTAAGCCCTCCTCTCCTATTTCCTGCTGGTCAAGCATCTCTCCATTTACTTTAAGTATGCCTAACCTTGTGTTTTTTTACCCATTCCCTGCCTCCTCCAGATTTTCATTCCATACATATGCAGGCTTCATGAAAATAATTCAATGAAATGTCCATGTTATCATGAAACATATCTTCATTACATATCCCCGGTGTATATAAACAGTGGTCTGCATTGTACTACGCATCTATTTTATGAAGATGACAGCGTGGCCTCGATTGCCAAATACTCCAAACAAAAGAAAACCCAAAAACCTTCTAGAAACTGAAAGAAAACCTTGTCCCTTCATCATTTCTGCAAGTCTGCCATGATACATATTATTATAGTGGAATCCTATTTTTCAGATTGCTTCATTTAACATCACCAATAATCTCCACAAGAACATTGTCCTTGTTTAAAATGATGGAAACGGTTTGCATCTCTCACAATAATTTCCCTTGCAACAATCTTGGAAATAAATTTTGTTGCAGTGTGGCAATTAGCACACACTCGAAGGTTCTTAACAACTCGAATAGTTGTTCCAGTAGGTGTGTATAACAAACCAAATGCAATTGCCAACTTTTCACTGTGGTGACAGAGAAAtaattctttttcctcctcttccacaTCATTAAGTAAATGTCTTGAACCTGAAAAATATCCGGCTGCCTTCATCTCCCAAGCTAATTTCTCCAACTTTGCATAGATCTCTTGTGTCTGTGGATGTGATCTATCTCCTGCATAAAAAGCATGTACCATTTTATGGacttcaatccaactacatccaggGATCTTATTAATTCCTCTGTCTCTCATCAATCTCCTTACCATTTGACCCTCATCCCACCTACCCACTTCTGCATATATGTTTGAGAGAAGAACATAAGTCACAGCATTTTTAAGATCCATATCAAAAAGCAGCGTTGCTGTAAATACCCCTAAGCCTATATTCACATGTGATCTACAGGCACTAAGAAAACACATCCACACAACCACCACAGGCTTGACTGGCATCTTAATGATGAAATTGAGGGTGTCCTCAAGATAGCCAGAAcgaccaagaaggtcaaccatgcaCACATAATGATCAACTGTAGGCATGATGCAATAAGAGTTATTCATGTGATTAAAGTATGTACAGCCCTCAGCCACTAAACCTGCATGGCTGCATGCATATAGAACACAAGCAAAGCTTACAACATCAGGATAAGTTGCagagtgcttcattaattcaaagatTTTGAGAGCATCCTtggaaaatccattttgtgcatatcctgctatcatcgcattccatgagatgacatccctttgaggcattctgtcaaacagttcacgtgccttctctatgcttccacattttgcatacatgtctaccaaagcATTTCCAACAATGATATCTGATAGAAAACCCCCTTCCATTATgccttgatggatgtccataccttgttctaaagctcccattttggcacaagcagggaggatgctggcaaaggttgtggagtttggctttacaccttccaattgcatttgtttgaaagtttctaaagccttttcaacaaatccattttgtgcatatcctccaatcattgcagtccatgagaccacatttctttgaggcattctgtcaaacagctcTCGTGCCttctctatgcttccacatttcgcATACATGTCTACCATGGCAGTTAGAACTACAACATCTGTCAAAATTCCTGTGTCCTTTatcctttgatggatgtccatacccttttccaaatctcccattttagcacaggccggaaggatgctggcaaaggttgcagAATTTGGCTTTATTCCTGCCAGTTGCATTTGCTCGAAAgtctctaaagccttttcaacaaatccattttgaacATAGCCGGCAATCATTGAAGTCCATGAGAattcatctctttgaggtattctgtcaaacagttcacgtgccttatctatgcttccacattttgcatacatgtctaccaaggcagtcgc is part of the Cryptomeria japonica chromosome 10, Sugi_1.0, whole genome shotgun sequence genome and harbors:
- the LOC131079141 gene encoding pentatricopeptide repeat-containing protein At3g12770-like: MPLPSPTHLNPTALCREGQLKEALHILLTRHNPPEDYPTYLQLLQNCILKNALSQGKNVHSFIAHRQFAFATRTTFRNKLIYMYVKCGSLVDARKVFDHMKERDIVSWNTIIAAYRRHGCPDEAVTLFHYMQQIGFQPDQYTFTSVLPACAKMGALKEGIDIHQSIKDRGILSDVVVATALVDMYAKCGSIDKARELFDRMPQRNVFSWTAMIAGYAQNGFAEKALETLKQMQLAGVKPNSTTLATILPACAKLGALEQGMDIHQSINDREILSDVVVATALVDMYAKCGRIDKARELFNKIPQKNVVSWNAMIAGYAQNGSPDKALETFKQMKLAGVKPDTATFASILPACAKTGALEQGMVIHQSIKDRRILSDIVVATALVDMYAKCGSIDKARELFDRIPQRDEFSWTSMIAGYVQNGFVEKALETFEQMQLAGIKPNSATFASILPACAKMGDLEKGMDIHQRIKDTGILTDVVVLTAMVDMYAKCGSIEKARELFDRMPQRNVVSWTAMIGGYAQNGFVEKALETFKQMQLEGVKPNSTTFASILPACAKMGALEQGMDIHQGIMEGGFLSDIIVGNALVDMYAKCGSIEKARELFDRMPQRDVISWNAMIAGYAQNGFSKDALKIFELMKHSATYPDVVSFACVLYACSHAGLVAEGCTYFNHMNNSYCIMPTVDHYVCMVDLLGRSGYLEDTLNFIIKMPVKPVVVVWMCFLSACRSHVNIGLGVFTATLLFDMDLKNAVTYVLLSNIYAEVGRWDEGQMVRRLMRDRGINKIPGCSWIEVHKMVHAFYAGDRSHPQTQEIYAKLEKLAWEMKAAGYFSGSRHLLNDVEEEEKELFLCHHSEKLAIAFGLLYTPTGTTIRVVKNLRVCANCHTATKFISKIVAREIIVRDANRFHHFKQGQCSCGDYW